Proteins co-encoded in one Sebastes fasciatus isolate fSebFas1 chromosome 11, fSebFas1.pri, whole genome shotgun sequence genomic window:
- the ripk2 gene encoding receptor-interacting serine/threonine-protein kinase 2 isoform X2, with protein sequence MINPQRLPVNGSQTAMEPHMAAMGCMNIGSLTSTLPVIPYQKLTDLYYLSRGGFGTVFKAQHSDWRTTVAIKCLKLDCPVGERERNCLLKEAEVLHKARFNYIIQIFGICNEPEFFCIVTEFMSNGSLDLLLHEKDMYPGLAWPLRLRILYEIALGVNFLHNMNPPLLHHDLKTQNILLDGEFHVKIADFGLSKWRQLSVSKGSGSKPTEMGGTVIYMPPEKYEPSKSRRADVKHDMYSYAIIMWEVLSRQIPFEEVTNPMQIMFSVLRGMRPDITLDSLPADIPSRGTLIDLMTSGWTSNPDERPSFLKCLIDLEPMVRTFDEIDFLEAVLEIKRSKLMRTSGCCSAQTVSEKRSDEGSLNMLKDRPCPWPSSTSGSGSCSSQDTDISLPGALTSSNAAPSKDGLPSSFLVHSLEPPESLKDHCAVNNLNGYQSAMPMNDLNIPNKPGLPVTEYETQLENLTLKPRPRQQAADYSPGADYSPPLRHSPPLRHSPPLRHSPPLRHSPPLRHSPPLWDSPPSQGPIAQWIASRREEIVAQMTEACLNQSLDALLSKRMLMQEDYELVVTQTTRTAKVRQLLDNCHRHTEDFCHIVVRKLHDNKQNGLKPYPPEISSPTLAPSAPPLSMSYM encoded by the exons ATGATAAACCCTCAGAGACTCCCCGTAAACGGCTCCCAGACTGCTATGGAGCCGCACATGGCGGCTATGGGCTGTATGAACATCGGCAGTCTGACCAGCACCTTGCCGGTGATCCCCTACCAGAAGCTCACCGACCTGTACTACCTGAGCAGAGGCGGCTTCGGCACCGTGTTCAAGGCGCAGCACTCCGACTGGAGGACCACTGTGGCCATCAAGTGCCTGAAACTCGACTGTCCTGTTGGAGAAAG AGAGAGGAACTGCCTGCTGAAGGAGGCCGAGGTGCTCCACAAAGCCAGGTTCAACTACATCATCCAGATATTCGGGATCTGCAACGAGCCAGAGTTTTTCTGCATAGTCACCGAGTTTATGAGCAATGGCTCTCTGGACCTGTTGCTCCACGAG AAGGACATGTACCCCGGGCTTGCCTGGCCTTTGCGACTGAGGATCCTGTATGAGATTGCCCTGGGGGTTAACTTCCTTCACAACATGAACCCTCCCCTCTTACATCATGACCTAAAGACGCAGAACATACTGTTGGATGGGGAATTTCACGTTAAG ATCGCTGACTTTGGCCTTTCAAAGTGGCGGCAGCTGTCCGTCAGTAAAGGCTCGGGGTCCAAGCCCACAGAGATGGGGGGCACAGTGATCTACATGCCCCCTGAGAAGTACGAACCATCCAAGAGCCGCCGGGCTGATGTGAAACACGACATGTACAG CTATGCCATCATTATGTGGGAAGTGCTGTCCAGGCAGATTCCATTTGAAg AGGTGACCAACCCCATGCAGATCATGTTCAGTGTGCTGCGTGGGATGCGTCCTGACATCACTCTGGACAGTCTGCCTGCTGACATCCCCAGCAGAGGAACCCTCATTGATTTAATGACCTCCGGCTGGACCTCTAACCCTGATGAACGGCCTTCCTTCCTCA aGTGTTTGATTGACCTGGAGCCCATGGTGAGGACGTTTGACGAAATTGACTTCCTGGAGGCCGTGTTGGAGATCAAGAGATCAAAG TTGATGCGGACATCAGGCTGTTGTTCAGCCCAGACAGTGAGTGAGAAGAGGAGTGACGAAGGATCCCTGAACATGCTGAAGGACAGGCCGTGCCCCTGGCCG AGCTCCACCTCAGGCTCAGGCTCCTGTTCGTCCCAGGACACAGACATATCTCTACCAGGCGCCCTCACCAGCAGCAATGCTGCACCTTCTAAAG ACGGGCTTCCGTCGTCATTTTTAGTTCATAGTCTGGAGCCTCCTGAGTCTTTGAAGGACCACTGCGCAGTCAACAATCTGAACGGCTACCAGAGTGCGATGCCCATGAATGATTTGAACATACCCAACAAACCGGGCCTGCCCGTCACTGAATATGAGACACAGCTGGAAAACCTCACCCTAAAACCTCGGCCTCGGCAACAAG CAGCAGATTACTCTCCAGGAGCAGATTACTCTCCTCCGCTGCGGCACTCTCCTCCGCTGCGGCACTCTCCTCCGCTGCGGCACTCTCCTCCGCTGCGGCACTCTCCTCCGCTGCGGCACTCTCCTCCGCTGTGGGACTCCCCTCCCTCACAAGGCCCGATCGCCCAGTGGATAGCGTCACGGCGCGAGGAGATCGTCGCCCAGATGACAGAGGCCTGTCTGAACCAGAGCTTGGACGCCCTGCTGTCCAAACGCATGCTGATGCAGGAGGATTACGAGCTGGTGGTGACCCAGACCACGCGCACCGCCAAGGTCCGCCAGCTCCTGGACAACTGTCACCGACACACCGAAGACTTCTGCCACATCGTCGTCCGCAAGCTGCACGACAACAAGCAAAATGGCCTGAAGCCGTACCCGCCTGAGATCAGCTCCCCTACCCTCGCCCCCAGCGCACCGCCGCTGTCCATGTCCTACATGTAG
- the ripk2 gene encoding receptor-interacting serine/threonine-protein kinase 2 isoform X1, with protein sequence MINPQRLPVNGSQTAMEPHMAAMGCMNIGSLTSTLPVIPYQKLTDLYYLSRGGFGTVFKAQHSDWRTTVAIKCLKLDCPVGERERNCLLKEAEVLHKARFNYIIQIFGICNEPEFFCIVTEFMSNGSLDLLLHEKDMYPGLAWPLRLRILYEIALGVNFLHNMNPPLLHHDLKTQNILLDGEFHVKIADFGLSKWRQLSVSKGSGSKPTEMGGTVIYMPPEKYEPSKSRRADVKHDMYSYAIIMWEVLSRQIPFEEVTNPMQIMFSVLRGMRPDITLDSLPADIPSRGTLIDLMTSGWTSNPDERPSFLKCLIDLEPMVRTFDEIDFLEAVLEIKRSKLMRTSGCCSAQTVSEKRSDEGSLNMLKDRPCPWPESSTSGSGSCSSQDTDISLPGALTSSNAAPSKDGLPSSFLVHSLEPPESLKDHCAVNNLNGYQSAMPMNDLNIPNKPGLPVTEYETQLENLTLKPRPRQQAADYSPGADYSPPLRHSPPLRHSPPLRHSPPLRHSPPLRHSPPLWDSPPSQGPIAQWIASRREEIVAQMTEACLNQSLDALLSKRMLMQEDYELVVTQTTRTAKVRQLLDNCHRHTEDFCHIVVRKLHDNKQNGLKPYPPEISSPTLAPSAPPLSMSYM encoded by the exons ATGATAAACCCTCAGAGACTCCCCGTAAACGGCTCCCAGACTGCTATGGAGCCGCACATGGCGGCTATGGGCTGTATGAACATCGGCAGTCTGACCAGCACCTTGCCGGTGATCCCCTACCAGAAGCTCACCGACCTGTACTACCTGAGCAGAGGCGGCTTCGGCACCGTGTTCAAGGCGCAGCACTCCGACTGGAGGACCACTGTGGCCATCAAGTGCCTGAAACTCGACTGTCCTGTTGGAGAAAG AGAGAGGAACTGCCTGCTGAAGGAGGCCGAGGTGCTCCACAAAGCCAGGTTCAACTACATCATCCAGATATTCGGGATCTGCAACGAGCCAGAGTTTTTCTGCATAGTCACCGAGTTTATGAGCAATGGCTCTCTGGACCTGTTGCTCCACGAG AAGGACATGTACCCCGGGCTTGCCTGGCCTTTGCGACTGAGGATCCTGTATGAGATTGCCCTGGGGGTTAACTTCCTTCACAACATGAACCCTCCCCTCTTACATCATGACCTAAAGACGCAGAACATACTGTTGGATGGGGAATTTCACGTTAAG ATCGCTGACTTTGGCCTTTCAAAGTGGCGGCAGCTGTCCGTCAGTAAAGGCTCGGGGTCCAAGCCCACAGAGATGGGGGGCACAGTGATCTACATGCCCCCTGAGAAGTACGAACCATCCAAGAGCCGCCGGGCTGATGTGAAACACGACATGTACAG CTATGCCATCATTATGTGGGAAGTGCTGTCCAGGCAGATTCCATTTGAAg AGGTGACCAACCCCATGCAGATCATGTTCAGTGTGCTGCGTGGGATGCGTCCTGACATCACTCTGGACAGTCTGCCTGCTGACATCCCCAGCAGAGGAACCCTCATTGATTTAATGACCTCCGGCTGGACCTCTAACCCTGATGAACGGCCTTCCTTCCTCA aGTGTTTGATTGACCTGGAGCCCATGGTGAGGACGTTTGACGAAATTGACTTCCTGGAGGCCGTGTTGGAGATCAAGAGATCAAAG TTGATGCGGACATCAGGCTGTTGTTCAGCCCAGACAGTGAGTGAGAAGAGGAGTGACGAAGGATCCCTGAACATGCTGAAGGACAGGCCGTGCCCCTGGCCG GAGAGCTCCACCTCAGGCTCAGGCTCCTGTTCGTCCCAGGACACAGACATATCTCTACCAGGCGCCCTCACCAGCAGCAATGCTGCACCTTCTAAAG ACGGGCTTCCGTCGTCATTTTTAGTTCATAGTCTGGAGCCTCCTGAGTCTTTGAAGGACCACTGCGCAGTCAACAATCTGAACGGCTACCAGAGTGCGATGCCCATGAATGATTTGAACATACCCAACAAACCGGGCCTGCCCGTCACTGAATATGAGACACAGCTGGAAAACCTCACCCTAAAACCTCGGCCTCGGCAACAAG CAGCAGATTACTCTCCAGGAGCAGATTACTCTCCTCCGCTGCGGCACTCTCCTCCGCTGCGGCACTCTCCTCCGCTGCGGCACTCTCCTCCGCTGCGGCACTCTCCTCCGCTGCGGCACTCTCCTCCGCTGTGGGACTCCCCTCCCTCACAAGGCCCGATCGCCCAGTGGATAGCGTCACGGCGCGAGGAGATCGTCGCCCAGATGACAGAGGCCTGTCTGAACCAGAGCTTGGACGCCCTGCTGTCCAAACGCATGCTGATGCAGGAGGATTACGAGCTGGTGGTGACCCAGACCACGCGCACCGCCAAGGTCCGCCAGCTCCTGGACAACTGTCACCGACACACCGAAGACTTCTGCCACATCGTCGTCCGCAAGCTGCACGACAACAAGCAAAATGGCCTGAAGCCGTACCCGCCTGAGATCAGCTCCCCTACCCTCGCCCCCAGCGCACCGCCGCTGTCCATGTCCTACATGTAG